In Rhizophagus irregularis chromosome 26, complete sequence, one genomic interval encodes:
- a CDS encoding uncharacterized protein (SECRETED:cutsite_VSS-QS; SECRETED:prob_0.5899); SECRETED:SignalP(1-19) has translation MVRLVTLTLLLALITLVSSQSVSVLNTPSGPITQGAKVLVTWETIAPATQPGVLSAIAKSTQNTTVLSDNIDINAKSFDWVVNVIPDTYSLALNDGSGNKFSGPVEVIAAKNPQSPKTPAKAPAGGASPPPPPPPPPAAKGKLVRRAPQNSAPTQSPAAKSSSTSTKSAFDLLLSLMTVAIIMVHSA, from the exons atggTTCGTCTTGTAACTTTGACATTACTTCTTGCACTTATCACTTTAGTCTCTTCTc agtCTGTTTCGGTGTTAAATACCCCATCTGGACCTATCACTCAAGGAGCGAAAGTATTGGTCACTTGGGAAACAATTGCACCAGCTACTCAACCAGGAGTTTTATCGGCTATCGCAAAGAGTACACAAAACACGACGGTATTATcagataatattgatattaatgcTAAGTCCTTCGATTGGGTAGTCAATGTAATACCTGACACGTATAGTCTCGCTCTTAATGATGGATCtggaaataaattttctgGTCCAGTTGAAGTAATCGCAG caaaaaatCCACAAAGTCCCAAAACTCCAGCCAAAGCTCCAGCTGGAGGAGCttcaccaccaccaccaccaccaccaccaccagcAGCAAAAGGAAAACTTGTCCGTAGAGCTCCCCAAAATA gcGCACCAACTCAATCTCCAGCTGCAAA GAGCAGTTCCACTTCTACTAAATCGGCATTTGATCTTTTATTAAGTCTTATGACCGTAGCCATTATTATGGTACATTCCGCCTAA